A window of Pirellula sp. SH-Sr6A contains these coding sequences:
- a CDS encoding YkgJ family cysteine cluster protein, whose translation MDVPSPPPLSRLDEVLPLCREVVDEEIVVASRQAASEGRDVSCRQGCAACCKSQPVPVTPPEAFALAKWVAEREPSERDAIRDRFKQRVQALEDAELVDIYFQDRSSMSREEVRRVTDRYFQLRLECPFLVDDACSVYAQRPFVCRQYLVTSDPVHCEAPLERPVSVLPMQIKAASSLLKLSSMCLGKSQYTIPLILALEYVERFGRDLEEKFDSEMLFRTWLEQVCSQESKSQPQDR comes from the coding sequence ATGGACGTGCCCTCGCCCCCTCCGCTCTCGCGATTGGACGAAGTCCTTCCCCTTTGCCGTGAGGTGGTCGATGAGGAAATTGTCGTGGCCTCGCGGCAGGCCGCTTCAGAAGGGAGGGACGTCTCTTGTCGCCAAGGTTGCGCCGCCTGCTGCAAATCGCAACCGGTGCCAGTGACTCCTCCAGAAGCATTCGCTCTAGCGAAATGGGTTGCCGAACGGGAACCATCGGAGAGGGACGCGATACGCGACCGATTCAAGCAAAGAGTGCAAGCTTTAGAGGATGCGGAATTGGTAGACATCTACTTCCAAGATCGCTCATCCATGAGCCGGGAGGAAGTCCGTCGAGTGACAGATCGTTACTTCCAACTTCGACTGGAATGTCCATTTCTTGTCGACGACGCGTGCAGTGTCTACGCCCAGCGTCCCTTCGTTTGCAGACAATATCTCGTCACTTCCGACCCGGTACACTGCGAAGCGCCGCTCGAACGCCCTGTTTCTGTGTTGCCGATGCAGATCAAGGCCGCTAGCTCCCTTCTGAAGTTATCGAGCATGTGTTTGGGGAAATCGCAGTACACCATCCCGCTAATCCTCGCTTTGGAATACGTCGAACGTTTCGGAAGGGACTTGGAAGAAAAGTTTGACTCCGAGATGCTCTTCCGAACATGGCTTGAACAGGTCTGTTCGCAAGAGTCCAAATCACAACCTCAAGACCGCTAA